Proteins encoded by one window of Candidatus Odinarchaeum yellowstonii:
- a CDS encoding AbrB/MazE/SpoVT family DNA-binding domain-containing protein produces MEVRKIQKTGGSTYLISLPKDWITRLGLKQGDHLALIEKKDGTITLDPRYDEKEVHREAVITPNSNIAIDITAKYLSGYDIIKIKSPNRISSELRDTIIKTKERLIGVEIVEESANEIILNCLISPDIVPIDKTLRRIHLLTLRMHEEAIKSFIEKDFELAKNVIERDDEVDKLYFLFVREIRSALQDPKVADKIGLTPIKCLDYRMVVKSLENIGDAAVKIASITLELTNNELTNAMRQYIIDLSQHISELQDKAMQALLKEDVFLAINVMDKRKTLAELIEKVNNELMKEESSIRVKIDSILDGIERISDYAVDIAEFVIRH; encoded by the coding sequence ATGGAAGTGAGGAAAATACAGAAAACGGGGGGCAGCACGTATCTTATCTCTCTTCCAAAAGATTGGATAACCCGTTTAGGATTAAAACAAGGCGATCATCTTGCTTTAATAGAAAAAAAAGATGGTACAATTACCTTAGATCCGCGTTATGATGAAAAAGAGGTCCATCGTGAAGCGGTAATAACACCTAACAGTAATATAGCAATAGATATTACAGCAAAATACTTGAGCGGATACGATATAATAAAAATAAAATCACCTAATAGGATAAGTTCAGAACTTCGTGATACTATAATTAAAACTAAAGAGCGGCTAATCGGTGTTGAAATAGTGGAAGAAAGCGCTAATGAAATTATTTTAAACTGTTTAATATCACCTGATATAGTTCCGATAGATAAAACGCTTAGAAGAATTCATTTACTAACTTTGAGAATGCACGAAGAAGCTATAAAATCATTTATAGAAAAAGATTTCGAATTAGCTAAAAACGTGATTGAAAGAGACGACGAAGTTGATAAACTATATTTTCTTTTCGTGAGAGAAATTAGATCAGCCCTACAAGACCCTAAAGTCGCTGATAAAATCGGTCTTACACCTATTAAATGCTTAGACTATAGGATGGTTGTTAAAAGCTTGGAGAATATAGGAGATGCGGCTGTTAAAATAGCTAGCATAACTTTAGAATTAACGAATAATGAATTAACAAACGCTATGCGGCAATATATTATCGATCTAAGCCAGCATATAAGTGAACTACAGGATAAAGCTATGCAGGCTCTTTTAAAGGAAGATGTTTTTTTAGCAATTAACGTGATGGATAAAAGAAAAACTTTAGCAGAGTTAATTGAAAAAGTTAACAATGAACTGATGAAAGAGGAGTCAAGTATTAGAGTTAAAATAGACTCCATATTAGACGGTATAGAACGCATATCAGATTACGCTGTGGACATCGCTGAATTCGTGATAAGACACTAG
- a CDS encoding bifunctional methionine sulfoxide reductase B/A protein has product MKYNELTEEEKRVILYKGTEPPFTGKYTYNWERGIYTCKRCGAKLYRSTDKFDAGCGWPSFDDEIPGAIKKIPDPDGVRTEIVCANCGAHLGHIFFGEGFTEKNVRHCVNSISLNFIPETQKNDFEKATFAAGCFWGVEYHFKKIKGVISTRVGYTGGHKENPTYEEVCTGKTGHAEAVEVIFNPKIISYEQLVKIFFEIHDPTQINRQGPDVGEQYRSEIFYLDEEQKKIAERIVEQLKNKGYKIATKITKASVFWPAEEYHQDYYNKTGGVPYCHRYVKKF; this is encoded by the coding sequence ATGAAATATAATGAATTAACTGAGGAAGAGAAGCGGGTGATACTTTATAAAGGAACCGAACCCCCCTTCACGGGCAAGTATACCTATAACTGGGAGAGGGGGATTTATACATGTAAACGGTGTGGAGCTAAGCTTTATAGATCTACAGATAAATTTGACGCCGGATGTGGCTGGCCTAGTTTTGATGATGAGATACCTGGAGCAATAAAAAAAATCCCAGATCCTGACGGTGTTAGAACAGAGATTGTATGCGCTAATTGCGGTGCTCACCTAGGCCACATTTTTTTCGGGGAGGGTTTCACTGAGAAAAATGTGCGGCATTGTGTGAACTCTATTTCACTCAATTTTATACCAGAGACTCAAAAAAACGATTTCGAGAAAGCTACCTTCGCGGCGGGATGTTTTTGGGGTGTAGAATATCACTTTAAAAAAATAAAGGGTGTTATATCTACTAGAGTAGGTTACACCGGCGGTCATAAAGAAAACCCTACATATGAAGAGGTCTGCACTGGAAAAACAGGTCACGCTGAAGCGGTTGAGGTTATTTTCAACCCGAAAATTATTTCATATGAGCAGCTTGTAAAAATATTTTTTGAAATTCATGATCCAACGCAGATTAACCGTCAAGGACCGGATGTAGGTGAACAATATAGATCAGAAATATTCTATCTAGATGAAGAACAGAAGAAAATTGCTGAGAGAATAGTTGAACAGCTTAAAAATAAAGGCTATAAAATAGCTACAAAAATTACTAAAGCCTCCGTCTTCTGGCCAGCTGAAGAATATCATCAAGACTATTATAATAAAACTGGTGGAGTGCCTTACTGTCATAGATACGTTAAAAAATTCTAG
- the porA gene encoding pyruvate ferredoxin oxidoreductase, which produces MGEVRILTGNYAVAEAVKQSNVDVIAAYPITPQTQIVEALAAMRESGVLKSRFIWVEGERSAMAVCIGAASTGSRVYTATSSQGLALMHELLYWAAASRLPIVMTNVNRALAPPWNIWVEHTDSMLERDVGWIQVYASSNQEVYDLIFQCFKLAESKNVQLPVMLCMDGFLISHTATPVELIDQKTVEEFLPEYPYSNLNHTFIDVNNPLTYGNVVSPITHGKSYYRYRYLIHKAMLNAAPEFKTIQKKFEDLTGRNHGELLATYKIYDSEIVLISMGTLFNQSINAVDALRREGYKIGSIKVRFLRPFPNKTLQKLCKGKKAVLVLDRSLSPGVGGILAWEVKSSLFELNENLILIPAVAGLGGLEVTTNDIINFVRTVCKELENKKRRNRLYWIGF; this is translated from the coding sequence TTGGGGGAAGTCAGAATCTTAACAGGGAACTACGCGGTAGCTGAAGCTGTCAAGCAATCTAATGTAGACGTTATAGCAGCTTACCCTATAACTCCGCAGACTCAGATCGTAGAAGCTCTAGCCGCCATGAGAGAGTCTGGTGTTCTTAAGTCAAGGTTTATTTGGGTTGAGGGTGAAAGAAGCGCTATGGCGGTTTGTATAGGCGCAGCCTCAACAGGTAGCAGAGTATACACCGCCACCTCTTCTCAGGGTTTAGCGTTAATGCATGAGCTATTATACTGGGCTGCTGCATCTAGACTTCCTATTGTTATGACTAACGTGAATCGTGCGTTAGCCCCACCATGGAATATATGGGTTGAGCACACAGATTCTATGTTAGAAAGAGATGTAGGCTGGATACAAGTGTATGCTTCTTCGAATCAAGAAGTATACGATTTAATATTCCAGTGCTTTAAACTAGCCGAGTCGAAAAATGTTCAATTACCTGTAATGCTTTGCATGGATGGCTTTCTAATTTCACATACCGCCACTCCTGTAGAATTAATCGATCAAAAAACTGTAGAAGAATTTCTACCGGAATACCCTTATAGTAATTTAAACCACACTTTTATTGATGTAAATAATCCTCTCACATATGGTAACGTTGTCTCCCCTATAACTCACGGTAAATCCTATTATAGATATAGGTACCTAATCCATAAAGCAATGTTAAATGCAGCGCCCGAATTTAAAACCATTCAAAAAAAGTTTGAGGACTTAACAGGTCGAAACCATGGGGAACTGCTAGCCACCTATAAAATTTATGACTCTGAGATCGTATTAATCTCCATGGGAACCTTATTTAATCAGTCTATTAATGCAGTTGACGCTCTTCGAAGGGAAGGTTATAAAATAGGATCAATAAAAGTGAGATTTCTCCGCCCGTTTCCTAATAAAACACTCCAAAAATTATGTAAGGGTAAAAAAGCCGTTTTAGTATTAGACCGCAGTTTATCACCTGGAGTAGGCGGTATCCTCGCATGGGAGGTAAAATCTTCATTGTTTGAATTAAATGAAAATCTCATTTTAATCCCGGCTGTAGCCGGGTTAGGTGGATTAGAGGTTACTACAAACGATATCATCAACTTTGTCAGAACGGTGTGTAAGGAATTAGAAAATAAAAAGCGCAGAAATAGACTTTACTGGATAGGCTTTTAG
- a CDS encoding 50S ribosomal protein L23 — translation MSYSNILIQPVITETALELIEKENKLTFLVNRDANKKMIKEAIEKLYQVKVEKVTTLIRPDGKKKAYVKLAPESSATDLATKIGIF, via the coding sequence ATGTCATATAGTAATATATTAATTCAGCCGGTTATTACGGAGACCGCTTTAGAACTTATAGAGAAAGAGAATAAACTCACATTTTTAGTTAACAGAGACGCTAATAAAAAAATGATAAAAGAAGCTATTGAAAAATTATATCAGGTGAAAGTTGAGAAAGTGACAACTTTAATCAGACCGGACGGCAAGAAAAAAGCTTACGTTAAATTAGCTCCTGAAAGCAGCGCTACAGATTTAGCTACTAAAATAGGAATATTTTAA
- the rpl4p gene encoding 50S ribosomal protein L4, producing the protein MKVGVYSLKGRKIAEVELPPVFKTPVRLDLIKRAVLSAISKRRQPYGRDPMAGKRTTAISLGPGHGISRAPRIKGSGYSAAQRGAFSPSTVGGRLAHPPRSNKVIGEKINVKERRLAIKSAIACTAIKELVEARGHKITGIKELPIIVDEAIEKVNSTKEAIEALQALGLEEELERCKENIHMRSGRGKTRGRRYKKPRGPLIVIAKDEGIVAAVKNIPGVDIINVKNLNCELLAPGCHPGRLTVYSKSALETLKNR; encoded by the coding sequence TTGAAAGTTGGCGTATACTCTCTGAAAGGCAGAAAAATTGCTGAAGTAGAATTGCCGCCAGTTTTTAAAACGCCGGTTAGATTAGACTTAATTAAAAGAGCGGTTTTATCCGCTATTAGTAAAAGAAGGCAACCATACGGTAGGGATCCAATGGCCGGTAAGAGAACAACAGCTATATCTTTAGGTCCAGGTCACGGTATATCGCGAGCTCCTAGAATTAAAGGAAGTGGGTATAGCGCAGCGCAGAGAGGCGCGTTTTCACCTTCAACAGTAGGCGGGCGCTTAGCTCATCCGCCTAGGTCTAACAAGGTTATAGGTGAAAAAATAAATGTTAAAGAGAGGAGGCTTGCTATAAAATCAGCTATCGCTTGCACTGCTATTAAAGAACTCGTAGAGGCTAGAGGGCATAAAATTACAGGTATAAAGGAACTACCTATAATAGTAGATGAGGCTATTGAAAAAGTAAATTCCACCAAGGAAGCTATAGAAGCTTTACAGGCACTTGGATTAGAAGAAGAATTAGAAAGATGCAAAGAGAATATTCACATGAGGAGTGGAAGAGGTAAAACGAGAGGTAGACGTTATAAGAAGCCGAGAGGACCTTTAATAGTGATAGCTAAAGATGAAGGCATTGTGGCTGCGGTTAAAAATATACCTGGCGTAGATATCATAAACGTCAAAAATTTAAACTGTGAGCTTTTAGCCCCTGGATGCCACCCTGGTCGGCTGACAGTTTACTCTAAATCCGCTTTAGAAACTTTAAAAAACAGGTAG
- a CDS encoding 50S ribosomal protein L3: protein MGHRRNSPKRGSLNYLPRARAESIVGRIRNWPEYQGPPKLLGIMGYKAGMTHAVIVETKSTSPWVNQEITVPVTIIDIPPLVVFGIRGYKKTPYGLRVVDQLLSANLSPDLSRRLTVPKNYKFEDAAKRFESRLQEMDELSALIHTQPKMTGTSKKTPDIAEFRVGGGSVQERYEYLKSILGKEVRARDVLSEGSYIDVISVSKGKGFQGPVKRWGIRILPNKSRKTVRGVGSIGPWHPARVFYTVPRAGQMGYHQRVEYNKRIIKIGEDPKETIPKGGLLGYGLIQRDFMLVEGTIPGSRKRLIKFRLPIRGVKETGKPLQLIYLSTDSKQGA from the coding sequence ATGGGTCATAGAAGGAACAGCCCTAAAAGAGGAAGTTTAAATTATTTACCCAGAGCGAGGGCTGAGAGCATTGTAGGCAGAATTAGGAATTGGCCTGAGTATCAGGGGCCTCCTAAACTCCTTGGTATTATGGGCTATAAAGCCGGTATGACGCACGCAGTGATTGTTGAAACCAAGTCTACAAGCCCGTGGGTTAACCAAGAGATTACGGTGCCTGTAACGATAATTGATATACCGCCGCTTGTCGTATTCGGTATAAGGGGCTATAAAAAAACACCCTACGGTCTTAGAGTTGTAGATCAGCTATTAAGCGCTAATTTAAGCCCTGATCTCAGCAGGCGGCTAACTGTTCCTAAAAATTATAAATTTGAAGATGCTGCTAAAAGGTTTGAAAGCAGGCTACAAGAAATGGATGAATTAAGTGCGTTGATTCATACTCAACCAAAAATGACAGGGACATCGAAGAAGACACCGGATATCGCTGAGTTTAGAGTCGGCGGGGGAAGTGTTCAAGAGAGATATGAATATTTAAAAAGTATTTTAGGAAAAGAGGTTAGAGCCCGAGATGTTTTAAGCGAGGGCTCTTATATAGACGTGATATCTGTAAGTAAAGGTAAAGGATTCCAAGGACCTGTGAAAAGATGGGGTATAAGAATTCTACCGAACAAGTCAAGAAAAACTGTTAGAGGGGTTGGTTCAATAGGCCCATGGCATCCTGCTCGCGTATTTTATACAGTTCCACGTGCAGGGCAAATGGGCTACCACCAAAGAGTAGAGTACAATAAGAGGATAATTAAAATAGGCGAAGATCCTAAAGAGACAATTCCTAAAGGGGGCTTACTAGGGTACGGTTTAATTCAGAGAGATTTCATGCTTGTTGAGGGCACTATCCCTGGATCTAGGAAGCGCCTTATAAAATTCAGGTTACCTATAAGAGGTGTAAAAGAAACTGGGAAACCACTTCAGTTAATTTACTTATCTACAGATAGCAAGCAAGGTGCGTGA
- a CDS encoding 4Fe-4S binding protein, translated as MVKMKKKQILVSKPIRGAFGKTGRWRHSKPVIDYSKCIRCYNCWLYCPDAAITVKKGASPIIDYIYCKGCGICAQECPKKCIFMVVD; from the coding sequence GTGGTTAAAATGAAAAAAAAGCAAATACTTGTTTCAAAACCGATTAGGGGCGCGTTTGGGAAAACAGGGAGATGGCGTCACAGCAAACCCGTAATCGACTACTCTAAATGTATTCGCTGCTATAATTGCTGGTTATATTGCCCTGACGCCGCGATAACAGTTAAGAAAGGCGCCAGCCCGATAATCGACTATATTTATTGTAAGGGATGTGGCATATGCGCTCAAGAATGCCCTAAAAAATGCATTTTTATGGTGGTGGATTGA
- the albA gene encoding DNA-binding protein Alba: protein MSDANVVYVGNKPVMNYVLACVTQLNQGAEEIIVKARGRAISRAVDVAEILKNRFMTSVEVKNIKISTEQINTAEGGQANVSAIEIALTGKAAPKNSKK from the coding sequence ATGTCAGATGCAAATGTGGTTTACGTTGGAAATAAACCAGTTATGAACTATGTTTTAGCGTGTGTTACACAATTAAATCAAGGCGCGGAAGAAATTATTGTGAAAGCTCGTGGTAGAGCGATTAGTAGAGCTGTTGATGTAGCAGAGATTTTGAAGAACCGCTTTATGACCTCAGTAGAAGTAAAAAATATAAAAATCAGTACAGAGCAGATTAATACAGCTGAAGGCGGCCAAGCGAACGTAAGCGCTATTGAGATAGCTTTAACTGGTAAAGCTGCACCAAAAAATAGTAAGAAATAA
- a CDS encoding 2-oxoacid:acceptor oxidoreductase family protein, whose amino-acid sequence MSKQQWAIIWFGRGGQGAVTASNIVAKAAFLDGFRFVQSFPFFGPERRGAPVKAYTRIGAEPINDFTSIHSSDIFVIFDQKLLYEVDLNQELNEGGFLIVNAPGIKIEERSKNRINIFIIDANAIAFELDLKVAGLPVVNTCMLGAFSKATGLVKLETILKVVKESWSGEFLNKNLRAVELAYEKCKVI is encoded by the coding sequence ATGTCTAAGCAACAATGGGCGATAATATGGTTTGGGCGAGGAGGTCAGGGCGCTGTAACTGCTTCTAACATTGTAGCTAAAGCTGCGTTTCTTGACGGTTTTCGCTTCGTTCAATCTTTTCCTTTTTTCGGCCCTGAAAGACGTGGCGCCCCAGTTAAAGCATATACTAGGATAGGGGCAGAACCTATTAATGATTTTACTTCAATACATTCCTCTGATATATTTGTAATCTTTGATCAGAAACTTCTCTACGAAGTGGATCTTAACCAGGAGCTTAATGAAGGAGGTTTCCTAATAGTTAACGCTCCCGGTATTAAAATCGAAGAGCGATCAAAAAATCGCATTAATATTTTTATAATAGACGCAAACGCTATCGCTTTTGAACTTGATTTGAAAGTTGCAGGGCTACCTGTGGTTAATACTTGCATGCTAGGGGCTTTCTCAAAGGCTACAGGCTTAGTTAAATTAGAAACTATTCTTAAGGTAGTTAAAGAGAGTTGGAGCGGAGAGTTTTTAAATAAGAATCTCAGAGCAGTGGAGTTAGCCTATGAAAAATGTAAGGTGATATAG
- a CDS encoding 3-methyl-2-oxobutanoate dehydrogenase subunit beta, protein MNKILEISLEELLLPGHAACAGCGAALALRHVLKALGKNTIIVIPAGCSSIIQGVYPKSALNIPVLNCAFDSAAAYASGVVEGLKAKNKSENINVVVWAGDGATFDIGLQSLSGAAERDTDMIYFCYDNEAYMNTGIQTSSATPFGALTTTTPIIGKRERKKDILSIILANEPSYLATGVSGYPIDLHNKVLKAKKYRGFRFIHILTPCPPGWRFDSKYTVTISKLAVDTGMWPLFEVIESKFNLTGPSLKLLNPKNRKSVEAYLALQGRFSKLTKEEVNCIQKFIDTRWEYLKYLTNFKERRFL, encoded by the coding sequence TTGAATAAAATATTAGAAATATCATTAGAGGAACTCCTCTTACCAGGGCACGCGGCTTGCGCAGGCTGTGGGGCAGCACTAGCATTAAGACACGTTCTCAAAGCTTTAGGAAAAAACACTATAATCGTTATACCCGCAGGTTGTTCATCTATCATACAGGGGGTCTATCCTAAATCTGCTTTAAATATCCCTGTTTTAAATTGCGCTTTTGACTCAGCTGCAGCATATGCAAGCGGCGTTGTGGAAGGGTTAAAAGCTAAAAACAAATCTGAAAACATAAACGTAGTCGTATGGGCTGGAGATGGCGCCACATTTGACATAGGGTTGCAATCTCTAAGCGGAGCGGCTGAACGTGATACTGATATGATTTATTTTTGCTACGATAATGAAGCATATATGAATACTGGAATACAAACTAGTAGCGCTACACCATTCGGCGCGTTAACTACAACCACCCCGATTATAGGTAAAAGAGAGAGAAAAAAGGATATTCTTTCTATAATTCTAGCGAATGAACCGAGCTATCTAGCTACAGGGGTATCCGGATATCCAATCGACCTTCACAATAAAGTTTTAAAGGCCAAAAAATATCGTGGATTCCGATTCATTCATATTCTAACCCCTTGCCCACCAGGTTGGCGCTTCGATTCAAAATATACTGTAACAATCTCTAAGTTAGCTGTGGATACTGGGATGTGGCCTTTATTCGAAGTTATTGAATCTAAATTTAATCTCACCGGGCCTAGTCTAAAACTTTTAAATCCAAAAAATAGGAAGAGCGTGGAAGCATACCTTGCTCTTCAAGGGCGATTCTCCAAGCTAACAAAAGAGGAAGTAAACTGTATTCAAAAATTCATAGACACACGCTGGGAGTATCTTAAATATTTAACTAATTTTAAAGAGCGGAGGTTTTTATAG
- a CDS encoding DUF2070 family protein — MSDEVKTEVEKAPSFYSILFQFPSFKKLILIGFTSSVILCVIAELIAPSFNPLMDLYYGVLDGIIIFFIPALISALISFFILKKDTHMLNLRRLIAISTIETFIWGGLYITGAIIYLFTVNSALLVYSFCFGGALVLTLRLLVFLSISFSKWWINLLLSLLRTILSMGIALILLITPLSSFLLNSSIWIPGIITASFIMGASVYMYKYIVDSKLKKRVGVKSTAFLKAFMASWLEDDNRHLETLFDSLGETRDIEIGLLVFKDVEGKKTSFIIPQIHPGPFRSVGSSNLPWQLSAKLEGLLVDAALVFHGPSTHASNLVKSETVNMLVDVLKERIGVCPNQFNLVSKFIRKQNRQFEVGCQFFGDLALVTAFDKTDTEDITPIVVDKLRDRLKVLGVNSIILIDAHNNKTPGSKRQPISESDEVNRLLDVLEIVVKEAFAQPKSGFKIGSNRLVFDRDLKANGIGDSGIATTILESENQRMVYVLIDGNNMVAGLRDKIREVVLKEGYDECEVMTTDTHSVDGITLRTSNLVGLHYPEKELLKNILESVRMAEKNLKNAGGCYSIFKINDVRVAGPSVEDILKGTGDAINAARTTLPPILLSAFLLIAVVYLLISIF, encoded by the coding sequence GTGAGTGACGAGGTTAAAACAGAAGTTGAGAAAGCCCCTTCATTTTACAGTATTCTATTCCAGTTTCCTTCTTTTAAAAAACTTATTTTAATAGGGTTCACATCCAGTGTAATACTTTGTGTGATAGCTGAGCTAATCGCGCCTTCATTCAACCCGTTAATGGATTTGTATTACGGGGTTTTAGATGGGATTATAATATTTTTCATCCCAGCTTTAATATCTGCTCTTATAAGTTTTTTCATTCTCAAAAAAGATACGCACATGCTGAACTTGAGAAGACTTATCGCGATTTCAACTATTGAAACTTTTATCTGGGGGGGATTATATATTACAGGAGCGATAATATACCTTTTCACAGTTAACTCCGCTCTACTAGTATACTCTTTCTGCTTTGGGGGGGCACTTGTTCTAACGCTTCGTTTACTAGTTTTCCTATCCATAAGCTTCTCTAAATGGTGGATAAACCTTTTGTTAAGTTTGTTAAGAACAATTCTAAGTATGGGAATTGCGCTTATTCTTTTAATTACCCCGCTTAGTTCATTTTTATTAAATTCTTCGATTTGGATTCCTGGAATAATAACAGCATCTTTCATAATGGGCGCCAGTGTTTATATGTATAAGTATATAGTTGACTCGAAGTTGAAGAAGCGAGTCGGCGTTAAAAGCACGGCTTTTCTAAAAGCTTTTATGGCTAGCTGGCTTGAAGATGATAACCGGCATTTAGAAACCTTATTTGACAGCCTCGGAGAGACGCGTGATATTGAAATAGGGTTATTGGTTTTTAAAGACGTTGAAGGAAAGAAGACAAGTTTTATTATTCCTCAAATTCATCCCGGGCCGTTTAGAAGCGTTGGCAGTTCTAATCTACCATGGCAGCTCTCCGCTAAGCTAGAAGGCTTATTAGTCGACGCAGCTCTGGTATTCCACGGCCCTTCAACTCATGCATCTAATCTTGTTAAATCTGAAACTGTGAATATGCTTGTAGACGTTTTAAAAGAAAGAATCGGGGTGTGTCCAAACCAGTTCAATCTTGTGAGCAAGTTTATCAGAAAGCAAAACCGACAGTTTGAGGTGGGATGCCAGTTTTTCGGGGATTTAGCTCTCGTAACCGCATTTGATAAAACGGATACGGAGGATATTACTCCTATAGTGGTTGATAAGCTTAGGGATCGATTGAAAGTTTTAGGTGTAAATAGTATCATATTAATAGACGCGCATAACAATAAGACACCGGGCTCTAAACGTCAGCCGATAAGTGAATCAGATGAAGTTAATCGGCTATTAGACGTTTTAGAAATAGTTGTAAAGGAGGCTTTTGCCCAGCCTAAATCAGGTTTCAAAATCGGTTCTAATCGTCTTGTCTTCGATAGAGATCTTAAAGCGAATGGTATAGGGGATAGTGGCATTGCAACTACTATCTTAGAGTCAGAGAACCAGCGTATGGTTTACGTATTAATAGATGGTAATAATATGGTTGCCGGTCTTAGAGATAAGATTCGTGAAGTGGTGTTGAAGGAAGGATACGATGAATGTGAGGTTATGACAACAGACACGCACTCTGTTGATGGAATCACTTTAAGGACTAGTAATTTAGTGGGTTTACATTATCCTGAAAAAGAGCTTTTAAAAAATATTTTAGAATCTGTTCGTATGGCGGAGAAGAATCTTAAAAATGCTGGTGGGTGTTACTCGATTTTTAAAATAAATGATGTGAGGGTTGCAGGGCCTTCAGTAGAAGATATTCTAAAAGGAACCGGGGATGCGATAAATGCTGCTCGAACAACTTTACCTCCTATATTGCTATCAGCGTTTTTATTAATCGCTGTTGTTTATCTACTTATTTCTATTTTCTAG
- a CDS encoding 50S ribosomal protein L2 — translation MGKRILVQRKGRGGRQFRALSHRSRGDVKYAYLHQVEEDTIVKGVITDIVHDPGRGAPVAYARLENGEECLMLIPEGIGVGDVFEIGGGAAPKPGNIMPLKNIPEGTPIFNIEGTPFDGGKYVRASGAYALVVGSDENKTVVKMPSGALKTFDSRCRATIGVVAGGGRIEKPFVKAGKKYYLMKAKGIHWPVVRGAAMNAVSHPHGGGSHQGPGGSTSIKRNTPPGAKVGLIAPKRTGLKKR, via the coding sequence ATGGGTAAAAGAATACTCGTTCAACGCAAAGGGCGTGGTGGAAGGCAGTTCAGAGCGTTATCCCATCGCAGCAGAGGGGATGTAAAATATGCATATCTACATCAAGTTGAAGAGGATACCATTGTGAAAGGGGTTATCACCGATATTGTCCACGATCCTGGCAGAGGAGCCCCTGTAGCTTATGCAAGACTCGAAAACGGAGAAGAGTGTTTAATGCTTATCCCAGAAGGAATAGGAGTTGGCGATGTTTTTGAAATAGGAGGCGGCGCAGCTCCAAAACCGGGTAACATAATGCCGTTAAAAAATATACCTGAGGGGACACCAATATTCAATATTGAAGGAACACCCTTCGATGGAGGTAAATACGTCAGAGCGTCCGGGGCTTATGCTTTAGTAGTAGGTAGTGATGAAAATAAAACAGTTGTCAAAATGCCTTCAGGTGCCTTAAAAACTTTTGACTCACGATGTAGAGCTACTATAGGAGTGGTGGCTGGTGGGGGTAGAATAGAAAAACCCTTCGTTAAAGCTGGTAAGAAATACTATTTAATGAAGGCTAAAGGAATCCACTGGCCTGTTGTTAGAGGCGCCGCGATGAATGCAGTGAGCCATCCGCACGGCGGTGGCAGTCACCAAGGACCGGGAGGCTCTACATCAATTAAGAGAAATACACCGCCTGGAGCTAAAGTTGGATTAATCGCTCCTAAAAGAACAGGGCTCAAAAAGAGGTAG
- a CDS encoding methylase gives MKKIFLLLPSSLLEDCSDLDAKTIKIGFIARAAAIFKVSEIIIYSTGETGAKSNGKFLKLIFDYIDCPQYLRKHLFPLSDELKSVGRLPPLEAPHHVRFVKSSEIRSGSIRQGVVVRVSEGKSYVYAGLDELVPVYDNHLRLNDKINLKILVNSKGLHGVVVDKIDGYWGYKTLFFNKPLVKLLEKRPAEVVVATSKYGENISSLLDVFETNFKNKNSIALVFGSPKRGLFQIIDDERLMKELFDYIVNFIPAQGTRTVRTEEAIYSTLSIINALLLK, from the coding sequence ATGAAGAAAATTTTTCTACTACTCCCCTCCTCTCTTTTAGAGGATTGCAGTGATCTAGATGCGAAAACAATTAAAATAGGTTTCATAGCAAGAGCGGCAGCAATTTTTAAGGTTAGTGAAATTATAATCTACAGTACCGGTGAGACTGGGGCTAAATCAAACGGGAAATTTTTGAAACTTATATTTGATTATATTGACTGCCCTCAGTACCTTAGAAAACACCTTTTCCCATTAAGCGACGAGCTTAAAAGTGTAGGGCGCCTGCCCCCTTTAGAAGCCCCGCATCATGTTAGGTTTGTGAAAAGCAGCGAGATAAGATCTGGGAGTATTCGCCAAGGAGTAGTTGTGCGTGTAAGTGAGGGTAAAAGCTACGTTTACGCTGGTTTAGATGAATTAGTACCTGTTTACGATAACCACCTCCGGTTAAATGATAAGATAAACTTAAAGATTCTCGTTAACTCTAAAGGGTTGCACGGTGTAGTTGTTGATAAAATTGACGGATACTGGGGTTATAAAACACTATTTTTTAATAAACCCCTCGTTAAACTGCTTGAAAAACGTCCCGCTGAAGTAGTGGTCGCCACATCAAAATACGGGGAGAACATTAGCAGCCTTCTAGACGTTTTTGAAACAAATTTTAAAAATAAGAATAGTATAGCACTTGTGTTCGGCTCCCCTAAGAGAGGATTATTTCAAATCATAGATGATGAGCGTTTAATGAAAGAATTATTTGATTATATAGTTAATTTCATACCAGCTCAAGGTACAAGAACCGTGAGAACAGAGGAGGCTATTTACTCAACTTTAAGCATAATAAACGCGCTCCTCCTTAAATGA